ACATCTGACGAGGCACTTGTTTGCCAATGCGAGCGCCTGATCTTGGGAGTACCACTCACCGGCGGTCTCGTAGGCATCGATAGCCTTACCATAGTCGTTGAGATCGTTTTCCAGCAGTTCGCCCAtctcaaatttgaaattggcacCTCTTCTGAACTGTCCCTTGGTCGTAAAAATCTCGATAGCTTTATTTAGGGACTCGACTGCTTCAGAGGCCTGTCCACTGCTCTTGTAGGACTTGTAAGCTTCGACAAACGTGTTCCCAGCCTCATCTTCACTGCCTGCCTGGATTTGATAATCAGCAGCTTTGACAAACGCATCACcagcatttttcaactccTTTCGCAAACGGTATACATTAGCAGCTTGAACACATAGATCAGCAGCTTCCTCAAATTTCATAGAGTCAGACCCACCaaaaaatttcttgatccCAGATGAGGGAACACCCTTCTTCTCAGCCTGCACATAGGTTAGTTAGTAAGTTTGAACAAAATCggaaaaatttcatttaaAAATCATACCCTCTGAATAAGCTCAACAGGATCAGACATAGCGATGTGAAATTTATAGGTTATTTGAGTTGAGAGATGAGTAATGTTCATTGGTGATAC
The window above is part of the Torulaspora delbrueckii CBS 1146 chromosome 3, complete genome genome. Proteins encoded here:
- the SEC17 gene encoding alpha-soluble NSF attachment protein SEC17 (similar to Saccharomyces cerevisiae SEC17 (YBL050W); ancestral locus Anc_7.493); the protein is MSDPVELIQRAEKKGVPSSGIKKFFGGSDSMKFEEAADLCVQAANVYRLRKELKNAGDAFVKAADYQIQAGSEDEAGNTFVEAYKSYKSSGQASEAVESLNKAIEIFTTKGQFRRGANFKFEMGELLENDLNDYGKAIDAYETAGEWYSQDQALALANKCLVRCADLKALNGQYLEACDVYAKLIKNSIGNRLSQWSLKDYFFKMGLCQLAATDSVAASRTLQEGKREDSNFAESREAQLLQDLIACIAEGDGEQLSEKVLNFDRFNKLDKWKTTILLKVKETIAQADDDLL